A part of Lacinutrix sp. 5H-3-7-4 genomic DNA contains:
- a CDS encoding glutamine synthetase beta-grasp domain-containing protein — protein sequence MAKIKLEYIWLDGYHPTQNMRSKTKVEEHEDFKGTIEELENWSFDGSSTRQAEGGSSDCLLKPVAIYPDPARVNGYLVMTEVLNADGTPHVSNGRATIEDEDNDFWFGFEQEYFIMDTKTQLPLGFPIGGYPAPQGLYYCSVGGKNTHGRGLVEEHADLCIEAGLNFEGINQEVASGQWEFQLFAKGAKKAGDEIWIARYLLDRLTEQYGYYIEYHPKPLGKDMDWNGSGMHANFSNTTLRTCGSQETYEKICEAFRPVVKEHIAVYGEFNDQRLTGDHETASIHDFSYGVSDRGASIRIPIITVEKGWKGWLEDRRPASNGDPYKIAGRIIKTVKSANID from the coding sequence ATGGCAAAAATAAAATTAGAATACATTTGGTTAGATGGTTACCATCCTACTCAAAACATGAGAAGTAAAACTAAAGTTGAGGAACACGAAGATTTTAAAGGCACAATTGAAGAGTTAGAAAATTGGTCTTTTGACGGATCTTCTACTAGACAAGCCGAAGGCGGATCGTCTGACTGCTTATTAAAACCTGTAGCTATTTATCCAGATCCAGCAAGAGTGAATGGTTATTTAGTAATGACTGAAGTTTTAAATGCAGATGGAACTCCTCACGTATCTAACGGAAGAGCTACTATTGAAGATGAAGACAATGATTTTTGGTTTGGTTTTGAGCAAGAATACTTTATAATGGATACAAAAACCCAATTACCTTTAGGATTCCCTATTGGTGGTTATCCAGCTCCACAAGGTTTATATTATTGCTCTGTTGGAGGTAAAAACACACATGGAAGAGGTTTAGTTGAAGAACATGCAGATTTATGTATTGAAGCAGGCTTAAACTTTGAAGGTATTAACCAAGAGGTTGCTTCTGGACAATGGGAATTTCAACTTTTTGCTAAAGGTGCTAAAAAAGCAGGTGATGAAATATGGATAGCACGCTACCTATTAGATCGTTTAACTGAACAATATGGTTACTATATAGAATACCACCCAAAACCATTAGGAAAAGATATGGATTGGAATGGCTCTGGAATGCATGCTAATTTCTCTAACACTACATTAAGAACTTGTGGTAGTCAAGAGACTTACGAAAAAATATGTGAAGCTTTTAGACCTGTTGTTAAAGAACACATTGCTGTTTACGGAGAATTTAATGACCAACGTTTAACTGGTGATCATGAAACTGCATCTATACATGATTTTAGCTACGGCGTATCAGATCGTGGTGCTTCAATAAGAATACCTATTATTACTGTAGAAAAAGGCTGGAAAGGTTGGCTAGAAGATAGACGCCCTGCTTCTAACGGTGATCCATACAAAATTGCAGGCCGAATTATAAAAACGGTTAAGTCTGCTAATATTGATTAA
- a CDS encoding helix-turn-helix domain-containing protein, which yields MITKTIEVQEITVDELADRVADKLLIKIKHYLNDLHTNGNEAYLTRQETADFLKISLVSLWNWTNKGIIKSYAVGNKRYYNKQEILAILRK from the coding sequence ATGATAACAAAAACAATAGAAGTACAAGAAATTACAGTAGATGAATTAGCAGATAGAGTAGCAGATAAGCTTTTAATAAAAATAAAACATTATTTAAATGATTTGCATACTAATGGAAATGAAGCGTATTTAACAAGACAAGAAACGGCAGATTTTTTAAAAATTAGTTTAGTTTCACTTTGGAATTGGACAAACAAAGGTATTATAAAGAGTTACGCTGTTGGTAATAAACGCTATTACAATAAACAGGAAATATTAGCTATACTCAGAAAATAA
- a CDS encoding heavy-metal-associated domain-containing protein: MNFSKKNHEHKNKNVIDVSKKVILSVAIIAALGLTSCKNETKKETETTTTEMSKDMAMTDLSFGVRGNCGMCKSTIEKAANGVEGVASANWDVDKKKIDVSFDDTKTDAMAIHKAIAASGYDTEKVAGDEEAFNSLPSCCQYKHDMIMNKSGEEKNDDHSNHDH, translated from the coding sequence ATGAATTTTTCAAAGAAAAATCACGAACACAAAAACAAAAATGTAATCGACGTGAGTAAAAAAGTAATTTTAAGTGTAGCTATAATAGCAGCATTAGGTTTAACAAGTTGTAAAAACGAAACCAAAAAAGAAACAGAAACCACAACTACTGAAATGTCAAAAGATATGGCAATGACAGACCTGTCTTTTGGTGTAAGAGGAAATTGCGGAATGTGTAAAAGCACAATCGAAAAAGCAGCTAACGGTGTTGAAGGTGTTGCAAGTGCTAATTGGGATGTCGATAAAAAAAAGATTGATGTGTCTTTTGATGATACAAAAACCGATGCAATGGCAATCCATAAAGCAATCGCAGCTTCAGGATATGATACCGAAAAAGTAGCTGGTGATGAAGAGGCATTTAACAGTCTTCCATCTTGCTGTCAATATAAACACGATATGATAATGAATAAATCTGGTGAAGAAAAAAATGATGACCATTCAAACCACGACCATTAG
- a CDS encoding DUF305 domain-containing protein yields the protein MENSKKHSNKGNYKTFFIMLACSFVAMYITMYLNTYSIDHVWFSLTRFYMTCLGISTMAVIMWFFMRKMYNDKKKNIAILVGSFILFVGALGLVRTQAPIIGDVLWMKAMIPHHSIAILTSERADIQDPEVKKLAEDIIKAQRKEIEEMKAMIKRLENEK from the coding sequence ATGGAAAATTCAAAAAAACACTCAAACAAAGGAAATTACAAAACCTTCTTTATAATGTTGGCTTGCTCATTTGTAGCAATGTACATCACAATGTATTTAAACACCTATTCCATAGACCACGTATGGTTTAGTTTAACACGATTCTATATGACGTGTTTAGGAATTTCAACAATGGCAGTAATAATGTGGTTTTTTATGCGAAAAATGTATAACGACAAAAAGAAGAATATCGCCATACTCGTAGGTAGTTTTATTCTGTTTGTAGGTGCATTAGGGTTGGTGAGAACACAAGCACCAATTATTGGTGATGTCCTTTGGATGAAAGCAATGATACCACATCATTCTATCGCTATTTTAACAAGTGAAAGAGCAGATATTCAAGACCCAGAAGTTAAGAAATTAGCAGAAGACATTATAAAAGCACAACGTAAAGAAATAGAAGAAATGAAAGCAATGATAAAACGATTAGAGAATGAAAAATAA
- a CDS encoding glutamine synthetase III: MSTLRFFAIKETLNRKPVIIKDEKRRSELFGQNVYDSKKMRQTLTSDAFESLTSAIEKGSKIDRAIANQIASAMKDWALSKGVTHYTHWFQPLTGATAEKHDAFFETIENNNAIEKFGGSQLVQQEPDASSFPNGGIRNTFEARGYTAWDPTSPAFIYGTTLCIPTVFVAYTGEALDYKTPLLRALQVVDNAAVAVCKYFDKNVKKVNASLGWEQEYFLIDSALVSSRPDIQLTGRTLLGHASAKGQQLDDHYFGTIPNRAMSYMRDLETECMLLGIPVKTRHNEVAPNQFELAPIFEEANLAVDHNALLMDVMDKVAERHNFKVLFHEKPFKGINGSGKHNNWSLSTDTGVNLLSPGKTPMSNLQFLTFFINTIKAVNDNEELLRAAIASASNDYRLGANEAPPAIISVFIGEQLTGVLNELENVTSGKLSPKEKTDLKLNVVGKIPEILLDNTDRNRTSPFAFTGNKFEFRAVGSKANCANPMTVLNTIVAKQLMEFKIEVDALIEKKDLKKDEAIFNILREYIKKSKRILFEGNGYGEAWEKEAKKRGLTNNKSTPEALKVKVSKKTIALYESLGIMNAVETQARYEIEMEQYIMRLQIEGRVLGDLARNHIVPTAVKYQNILIENVKGLKSIYNDGFKKVAKAQMVLIEDISNHIEKINELVTNMTEARKKANIIDDINSKAETYCQDIKPMLETIRYHCDKLELLVDDELWPLTKYRELLFTT, encoded by the coding sequence ATGTCAACACTTCGATTTTTTGCAATAAAAGAAACGTTAAATAGAAAGCCAGTAATTATTAAAGATGAAAAACGTCGTTCAGAACTTTTTGGACAGAATGTTTACGATTCAAAAAAAATGCGTCAAACATTAACTAGTGATGCTTTTGAAAGTTTAACGAGCGCTATAGAAAAAGGAAGCAAAATAGATCGTGCTATTGCAAACCAAATAGCATCTGCTATGAAAGATTGGGCGCTTTCTAAGGGAGTAACACATTATACACATTGGTTTCAACCTTTAACAGGTGCTACTGCAGAAAAGCATGACGCTTTTTTTGAGACTATAGAAAATAATAATGCAATTGAAAAATTTGGTGGTTCTCAATTAGTACAGCAAGAGCCAGATGCATCAAGTTTTCCAAATGGCGGAATTCGAAATACTTTTGAAGCGAGAGGTTACACAGCATGGGATCCCACGTCTCCAGCGTTTATATATGGTACAACTTTATGTATACCTACAGTATTTGTTGCATATACAGGTGAGGCATTAGACTACAAAACACCATTGTTAAGAGCGCTTCAAGTAGTAGATAATGCGGCTGTAGCTGTTTGTAAGTATTTCGATAAAAATGTAAAAAAAGTAAATGCTTCACTAGGTTGGGAACAAGAGTATTTTTTAATAGATAGTGCATTAGTATCTTCAAGGCCAGATATTCAATTAACAGGAAGAACGCTTTTAGGGCATGCTTCTGCTAAAGGACAACAGTTAGATGATCATTATTTTGGTACAATACCAAATAGAGCAATGTCTTATATGAGAGATTTGGAAACAGAATGCATGCTGTTGGGTATACCTGTTAAAACAAGGCATAATGAAGTCGCTCCAAATCAATTTGAATTAGCACCTATTTTTGAAGAAGCAAATTTAGCTGTAGATCACAACGCTTTATTAATGGATGTTATGGATAAAGTTGCAGAGCGACATAATTTTAAAGTGTTATTTCATGAAAAACCTTTTAAAGGAATAAATGGTTCAGGGAAACATAATAATTGGAGTTTAAGTACAGATACGGGAGTTAATCTATTGAGTCCAGGAAAAACACCTATGAGTAATCTGCAATTTTTAACTTTCTTTATAAATACAATAAAAGCTGTTAATGATAATGAGGAGTTACTTCGTGCTGCAATAGCATCTGCAAGTAACGATTATAGATTAGGAGCAAACGAAGCGCCTCCTGCAATTATTTCAGTATTTATTGGTGAGCAATTAACAGGTGTGTTAAACGAATTAGAAAATGTAACTAGTGGTAAACTATCTCCTAAAGAAAAAACCGACCTAAAACTTAATGTAGTAGGTAAAATTCCTGAAATATTGTTAGATAATACAGATAGAAACAGGACATCACCATTTGCATTTACAGGAAACAAATTCGAATTTAGGGCAGTAGGCTCTAAAGCTAATTGTGCAAACCCAATGACGGTTCTAAATACAATTGTGGCGAAACAGTTAATGGAATTTAAAATTGAAGTAGATGCACTTATAGAAAAAAAGGATTTAAAAAAGGACGAAGCAATATTTAATATTTTAAGAGAATATATAAAAAAATCAAAACGTATTCTTTTTGAAGGTAATGGTTATGGTGAAGCTTGGGAAAAAGAAGCAAAAAAAAGAGGTTTAACAAATAATAAATCAACACCAGAAGCTTTAAAAGTAAAAGTATCTAAAAAAACTATAGCATTATATGAAAGTTTAGGCATCATGAATGCTGTAGAAACACAAGCGCGTTACGAAATAGAAATGGAACAATATATAATGCGCTTACAAATAGAAGGGCGAGTGCTTGGAGATTTAGCAAGAAATCATATTGTACCTACTGCAGTTAAATACCAAAACATTTTAATTGAAAATGTAAAAGGATTAAAGTCTATATATAATGATGGTTTTAAAAAAGTAGCAAAAGCACAAATGGTTTTAATTGAAGACATATCTAATCACATAGAAAAGATAAATGAATTGGTTACTAATATGACTGAGGCTCGAAAAAAGGCAAATATAATAGATGATATAAATAGTAAGGCAGAAACATATTGTCAGGATATAAAACCTATGTTAGAGACTATTCGTTACCATTGTGATAAACTAG
- a CDS encoding cation transporter, producing the protein MQKTVFKISKMDCPSEENLIKMKLSDIDGIKQLDFNLEERILTLYHNSNVNEIGNALNELKLNESLISSEDTDTIITESTRSQSKLLWTVLIINFAFFIIEMSTGLISKSMGLVADSLDMLADSFVYGLSLIAVGGTVLKKKRIAKYAGYFQVTLAIIGIVEVIRRFLGYEALPVFSTMIIVSIFALIANGICLYLLQKSKSNEAHMRASMIFTSNDIIINLGVIVAGVLVNWLHSGIPDLIIGIIVFGLVIQGAFRILKLSK; encoded by the coding sequence ATGCAGAAAACAGTTTTTAAAATATCAAAAATGGATTGTCCTTCTGAAGAAAATCTAATCAAAATGAAGCTATCTGATATAGATGGTATCAAACAACTTGATTTTAATTTAGAAGAAAGAATCTTAACACTATATCATAATTCAAATGTAAATGAAATTGGTAATGCCTTAAATGAATTAAAATTAAATGAAAGTTTAATCAGTTCAGAAGATACAGACACAATTATTACTGAATCTACAAGGAGTCAATCCAAACTGTTGTGGACAGTTCTAATCATCAATTTTGCATTTTTTATTATCGAAATGAGTACAGGACTTATTTCAAAATCAATGGGATTAGTTGCTGATAGTTTAGATATGTTGGCAGATTCATTTGTTTATGGATTGAGTTTAATAGCGGTTGGTGGAACGGTTTTAAAAAAGAAACGTATTGCAAAATATGCAGGTTACTTTCAGGTAACCCTTGCAATTATTGGAATTGTTGAAGTGATACGTCGGTTTTTAGGTTATGAAGCTTTACCTGTATTTTCAACAATGATTATCGTTTCAATATTTGCTTTAATTGCAAATGGCATTTGCTTGTACCTCTTACAAAAATCAAAAAGTAATGAAGCACATATGCGTGCAAGTATGATTTTCACATCAAACGATATTATAATAAATCTCGGAGTAATTGTAGCAGGCGTGTTGGTCAATTGGCTGCATTCTGGTATTCCAGATTTAATTATAGGAATCATTGTATTTGGATTGGTGATACAAGGTGCATTCAGGATATTAAAATTAAGTAAGTAA
- a CDS encoding efflux RND transporter periplasmic adaptor subunit: MKNNKIVIYIGILVVGVLLGWLLFGGSSNEEIDHNHDAVAATNQMWTCSMHPQIMQPEPGDCPICGMDLIPAESGSDGLMADQFKLTENAMALANIQTTVVGKGNVEGNTIKLSGKIAENEEANAVQVSYFAGRIERLNVSFTGEEVRKGQLLATIYSPELYAAQQELITAASLKESQPALYKAVRNKLKLWKLSENQINQIEETGKVKENFPVYATVSGTVTEKLVEQGDYIKQGQPLLKIANLNTVWGNFDVYENQIDRFKKGQEVMITTNAYPNKEFKGKVDFIDPVLNTKTRTVTLRVVLSNKDDVFKPGMFVTANIEGSTAKNDEVLSIPASSVLWTGERSVVYLKTNPDQPIFEMREIKLGNQIGNEYEVVEGLFVGNEIVTNGTFTVDAAAQLQGKKSMMNKDGGKVMTGHEGHLGMDNNSPNKESDHTNMNERLEVSEKFQQQLNSVYNAYINLKDALVKEDSISTSANATTLLNKLNKVDMKLLSDNKAHNHWMSLEGEIKSSATSISETSDIKSQRDHFKHLSSHLINAVQLFGVNEKVYVEFCPMADNNNGAYWLSKEEKVINPYFGEAMLTCGEVKQVIE, translated from the coding sequence ATGAAAAATAATAAAATAGTCATATATATTGGCATACTCGTAGTAGGTGTGTTATTGGGTTGGTTGCTTTTTGGTGGCTCATCAAATGAAGAAATAGACCATAATCACGATGCGGTTGCAGCAACCAATCAAATGTGGACGTGTTCTATGCATCCACAGATTATGCAACCAGAGCCAGGCGACTGCCCCATTTGTGGTATGGATTTAATTCCTGCGGAAAGCGGAAGTGATGGCTTAATGGCAGACCAATTTAAACTAACAGAAAATGCGATGGCATTAGCCAATATTCAAACAACTGTTGTAGGCAAGGGAAATGTTGAAGGCAACACCATAAAGTTATCTGGTAAAATTGCTGAAAACGAAGAAGCCAATGCAGTACAGGTAAGTTATTTCGCTGGAAGAATTGAACGTTTGAATGTGAGTTTTACAGGCGAAGAAGTTCGTAAAGGTCAATTATTGGCAACCATTTATTCGCCAGAACTCTATGCAGCACAACAAGAATTAATCACAGCAGCTTCTTTAAAAGAATCTCAACCTGCTTTATACAAAGCAGTCCGTAATAAATTGAAATTATGGAAACTCTCTGAAAATCAAATCAACCAGATTGAAGAAACAGGAAAAGTAAAAGAAAACTTTCCTGTTTATGCAACCGTTTCGGGTACTGTTACAGAAAAATTGGTAGAGCAAGGCGATTACATCAAACAAGGACAACCCTTATTAAAAATTGCCAATCTCAACACAGTTTGGGGAAACTTTGATGTGTATGAAAATCAGATTGACCGCTTTAAAAAAGGACAGGAAGTGATGATAACAACCAATGCTTATCCTAATAAAGAGTTTAAAGGTAAAGTTGATTTCATTGACCCAGTTTTAAACACGAAAACAAGAACTGTAACCTTACGTGTTGTTTTAAGCAATAAGGACGATGTATTTAAACCAGGAATGTTTGTAACCGCAAATATTGAAGGCAGTACAGCTAAAAATGATGAAGTATTATCAATTCCTGCATCTTCTGTATTATGGACAGGTGAACGTTCTGTGGTGTACCTTAAAACAAATCCAGACCAACCTATTTTTGAAATGCGTGAAATTAAATTAGGCAATCAAATTGGTAATGAATATGAAGTTGTAGAAGGTTTATTTGTTGGAAATGAAATAGTGACTAACGGAACATTTACAGTTGATGCAGCTGCACAATTACAAGGCAAAAAATCTATGATGAATAAAGATGGTGGTAAAGTAATGACTGGACACGAAGGTCATTTAGGTATGGATAACAATTCACCCAACAAAGAAAGTGACCACACTAATATGAATGAGCGTTTGGAAGTATCAGAGAAATTTCAACAACAGTTAAATAGTGTTTACAATGCGTATATCAATTTAAAAGATGCTTTAGTAAAAGAAGATTCAATAAGTACTTCAGCAAACGCAACAACTTTATTAAATAAATTGAACAAAGTAGATATGAAATTGTTGTCAGATAATAAGGCGCATAACCATTGGATGTCATTAGAAGGCGAAATAAAATCTTCTGCAACTTCAATTTCTGAAACGTCCGATATAAAATCACAAAGAGACCATTTTAAACATTTATCATCACATCTAATCAATGCTGTTCAATTGTTTGGTGTCAATGAAAAGGTCTATGTGGAATTTTGTCCAATGGCAGATAACAACAATGGTGCATATTGGTTGAGTAAAGAAGAAAAAGTAATCAATCCATACTTTGGCGAAGCAATGCTAACCTGTGGTGAAGTAAAACAAGTAATAGAATAA
- a CDS encoding calcium/sodium antiporter: MSIFFVIAGLVLLVIGGDFLVKASVGLSLKFNISKMVIGMTVVSFATSAPELLVSLQAALSGSPAIAINNVVGSNIANIGLVLGITALIGSIAVDKSFYTLNWPAMMIFSFALYYFLSNDNFLSPIEGCILFGGLILFIIILLKSAKKDAVAEEVDDALAVVSNAKILLWLVIGAVALYFGSVWLVDGAKELALALGVSDAVIAVTVIAIGTSVPELAASVIAAAKQEKALSLGNLIGSNIFNIGSVLGLTSIVKTIPVTDSKILDSDIFWMIAFAAVLILLIFIPKQMQISRYKGLLLVVGYCSFIYLAFA, translated from the coding sequence ATGAGCATTTTTTTTGTAATAGCAGGTTTAGTGCTATTGGTTATTGGAGGAGATTTTTTAGTTAAAGCCTCTGTTGGTTTGTCTTTAAAATTCAATATATCTAAAATGGTTATTGGTATGACGGTTGTTTCTTTTGCAACCTCTGCACCAGAGTTGTTAGTTAGTTTACAAGCAGCCTTATCAGGATCTCCAGCAATAGCAATTAATAATGTTGTAGGTTCTAATATAGCTAATATTGGATTGGTTTTAGGTATAACGGCACTAATAGGCTCAATAGCTGTAGATAAGTCTTTTTATACGTTAAATTGGCCTGCGATGATGATTTTTTCATTTGCTTTATATTATTTTCTAAGTAATGATAACTTTTTATCACCAATAGAAGGCTGTATTCTATTTGGAGGCTTAATTCTATTTATAATTATTCTTTTAAAAAGCGCAAAAAAAGATGCTGTAGCAGAAGAAGTAGATGATGCTTTAGCAGTAGTATCTAATGCTAAAATATTGCTTTGGTTAGTAATTGGAGCAGTAGCATTATATTTTGGTTCTGTTTGGTTGGTAGATGGTGCTAAAGAGTTAGCGTTAGCGTTGGGAGTGAGTGATGCGGTAATAGCTGTAACAGTAATAGCGATAGGAACAAGTGTGCCGGAGTTAGCGGCTTCTGTAATAGCAGCAGCAAAACAAGAGAAGGCATTATCTTTAGGTAATTTAATAGGTTCAAATATTTTTAATATAGGTTCTGTGTTAGGTTTAACCTCTATTGTAAAAACTATTCCAGTTACAGATTCTAAAATTTTAGATAGCGATATTTTTTGGATGATTGCATTTGCAGCGGTCCTAATTTTATTAATATTTATTCCAAAACAAATGCAAATAAGTCGTTATAAAGGTTTATTGCTTGTTGTAGGTTATTGTAGTTTTATATACTTGGCATTTGCTTAA
- a CDS encoding endonuclease, whose amino-acid sequence MKKIVIFSAVLLFFNLVYSQQVVINELDCDNPGLDEEEFVELLTATPNMSLDGFVMVFFNGSSSGGDSSYFAVDLTGSVSDDNGLLLIGSTTVMPFPQLLIPSNVIQNGADAVAIYQDSIDAFPGETLATTTNLVDALVYSTNDAVDTNLLSLLGLGPNDQISEGAGNNSNSIQRFDDGSGTITYTATTPTPRALNDGSGIVFNAIEISTTQEIYNEGDTIPITFTSQNNVTQDATFSFTLDNESFTTSDFTGNTTVTIPSGQNSVTTSITVLSDGINDGDEEPIIKFVNLSTPYIPFNNFLKLRVVDNDFIVAPYNAPIPGNPPMPTGVVQSTQPAGYYDSLNGLSGANLEQAIQDIIAEEGVVRAQTYADVIDILKEADQNPENSNQVWLVYTEQGRAKLDYQTTSNSVGKWNREHTFPRSLAGYNSIDEDDDADGIDVFWNTTADSLRHGNSDAHALRAADGPENSSRGNQHYGEYNGPTGNQSSFKGDVARSVLYMQLRYNDLEIVNGFPTTTGQMGDLATLLQWHNQDPPDDFEMNRNNVIYNWQFNRNPLIDMPDLVDYIWGANAGEVWNNSLSVESFNTENLKIFPNPVSSQLFISGQDDEYLVTIYSSEGRMIKSETIKNNSAIRFDIASGLYFAKISANGKTETRKFLVK is encoded by the coding sequence ATGAAAAAGATTGTGATTTTTAGTGCTGTATTATTGTTTTTTAACTTAGTGTACAGTCAACAGGTAGTAATTAATGAGTTAGATTGTGATAATCCAGGACTTGATGAAGAGGAATTTGTAGAATTATTAACTGCAACTCCTAATATGTCTTTAGACGGTTTTGTTATGGTGTTTTTTAATGGCTCTTCTTCTGGTGGTGATTCTAGTTACTTTGCTGTAGATTTAACAGGTAGCGTATCAGACGATAATGGGTTGTTGTTAATAGGTAGTACTACGGTGATGCCATTTCCACAATTATTAATACCTTCAAATGTAATTCAAAATGGAGCAGATGCAGTTGCAATATATCAAGATAGTATAGATGCTTTTCCTGGTGAAACACTTGCTACAACAACTAATTTAGTAGATGCATTGGTGTATAGTACTAATGATGCTGTAGACACTAATTTGCTAAGTTTATTAGGTTTAGGTCCAAATGACCAAATTAGTGAAGGAGCAGGAAATAATTCTAATTCAATTCAAAGATTTGATGATGGTTCTGGGACTATTACATACACTGCAACCACACCAACACCTAGAGCGTTAAATGATGGTAGTGGTATAGTTTTTAATGCCATAGAGATTTCAACCACTCAGGAAATTTATAATGAAGGAGATACAATACCAATAACATTTACATCTCAAAATAATGTAACTCAAGATGCTACTTTTAGTTTTACTTTAGATAATGAAAGTTTTACAACTTCAGATTTTACAGGAAATACAACAGTTACAATTCCTTCTGGTCAAAACTCTGTTACTACATCTATAACAGTGCTTAGTGATGGAATTAATGATGGAGATGAAGAGCCAATTATAAAATTTGTAAACTTATCTACACCTTATATTCCTTTCAACAATTTTTTAAAACTAAGAGTTGTTGATAATGATTTTATTGTTGCACCATATAATGCGCCAATTCCTGGAAATCCACCAATGCCAACAGGTGTTGTGCAAAGCACTCAACCTGCAGGATACTACGATAGTTTAAATGGGTTGTCTGGAGCAAATTTAGAGCAAGCAATCCAAGATATAATTGCAGAAGAAGGTGTTGTAAGAGCACAAACGTATGCAGATGTTATAGATATTTTAAAAGAAGCAGATCAAAACCCAGAAAATAGTAACCAAGTTTGGTTAGTGTATACAGAGCAAGGTCGAGCGAAATTAGACTACCAAACAACTTCAAATAGTGTAGGTAAATGGAATAGAGAGCATACATTTCCACGTTCGTTAGCAGGATACAATAGCATAGATGAAGATGATGATGCAGATGGAATAGATGTATTTTGGAATACAACAGCAGATTCTTTAAGACATGGAAACTCAGACGCTCATGCACTTAGAGCTGCAGATGGTCCAGAAAATAGTTCTAGAGGAAACCAGCATTATGGAGAATATAACGGGCCAACAGGGAATCAAAGTAGCTTTAAAGGAGATGTAGCCCGAAGCGTGTTGTATATGCAGTTACGTTACAACGATCTTGAAATTGTTAACGGTTTTCCAACTACAACAGGTCAAATGGGAGATTTAGCAACATTATTACAATGGCATAATCAAGATCCTCCAGACGATTTTGAAATGAATAGAAATAATGTTATTTACAATTGGCAATTTAACAGAAATCCTTTAATCGATATGCCAGATTTAGTAGATTATATTTGGGGAGCAAATGCAGGTGAAGTTTGGAATAATAGTTTAAGTGTTGAAAGTTTTAATACTGAAAATTTAAAAATATTTCCAAATCCAGTTTCTAGTCAACTATTTATTTCTGGACAGGATGACGAATATTTGGTAACTATATATTCTTCTGAAGGAAGGATGATTAAATCTGAAACTATAAAAAATAATTCAGCTATACGTTTTGATATAGCTAGCGGACTCTATTTCGCAAAAATTTCAGCAAATGGTAAAACCGAAACTCGTAAATTTCTTGTGAAGTAG